In Sulfitobacter albidus, the following proteins share a genomic window:
- a CDS encoding DMT family transporter encodes MSEAARATLIVIVTGIFWGLYWIPVRALDGAGAQGAWGTVAIALAGTLFLSPVAWRARRSLARADRLALAALFAGGAGFALYSISFIYGRVAIVTLLFFLTPVWSTLIARLVLGQRATALRIAAIAAGLAGLALMLAAKGDWPIPRALGEWMGLASGILWAIGSTGIRLRNTLAPLPSAFVFVVGAAVMALILAPVLAPLPPVGLRAALIAGGQVCCGGGSLSPR; translated from the coding sequence GTGAGTGAAGCCGCCCGCGCAACCCTGATCGTCATCGTGACGGGGATCTTCTGGGGCCTCTACTGGATCCCGGTGCGCGCCCTTGACGGCGCCGGTGCGCAGGGCGCGTGGGGTACGGTTGCGATTGCCCTGGCCGGAACGCTGTTTCTGTCACCCGTGGCCTGGCGCGCGCGGCGGAGCCTGGCCCGTGCCGACCGGCTGGCCCTTGCGGCGCTTTTTGCCGGGGGCGCGGGGTTTGCGCTCTATTCGATCAGTTTCATCTACGGCCGTGTCGCCATCGTGACGCTGTTGTTCTTTCTGACCCCGGTCTGGAGCACGCTGATTGCGCGGCTGGTCCTTGGCCAGCGCGCCACGGCCCTGCGCATCGCTGCGATTGCGGCGGGGCTCGCCGGTCTTGCCCTGATGCTCGCCGCAAAGGGCGACTGGCCGATCCCGCGCGCGCTGGGGGAGTGGATGGGGCTGGCTTCCGGTATCCTCTGGGCCATCGGCTCGACGGGCATCCGGCTGCGCAATACGCTCGCGCCACTGCCCTCGGCGTTTGTGTTTGTGGTGGGGGCCGCGGTGATGGCGCTGATCCTCGCGCCGGTTCTGGCGCCGCTGCCGCCGGTGGGTCTGCGTGCCGCGCTGATTGCGGGGGGGCAGGTGTGTTGTGGTGGGGGATCTCTATCGCCGCGCTGA
- a CDS encoding HNH endonuclease, whose product MDGDFRTEFTRQPAGLKHRPALVLNADYRPLSYYPLSLWTWQEAVKAKYLDRVDIVAEYEDCVHSPTTTLRIPSVVVLKDYVKPQKRVAFTRFNLFLRDQFACQYCGARGDLTFDHVVPRASGGITSWQNVVAACSPCNLRKGSRSLKQVGFSLRRAPRQPQAEELRNLGRKFPPNYMHDSWMDFLYWDAELEA is encoded by the coding sequence ATGGACGGAGATTTCAGGACCGAATTCACCAGACAGCCCGCCGGGCTGAAGCACCGTCCGGCGCTGGTGCTGAATGCGGACTATCGCCCCCTCAGCTATTACCCACTGTCGCTATGGACCTGGCAGGAAGCGGTGAAGGCGAAATACCTCGACAGGGTCGATATCGTCGCCGAATACGAAGACTGTGTGCACAGTCCGACCACCACGCTGCGCATACCGTCGGTGGTGGTGCTCAAGGATTACGTCAAACCCCAAAAGCGCGTGGCCTTCACGCGCTTTAATTTATTTCTGCGCGACCAATTCGCGTGTCAGTACTGTGGCGCGCGCGGTGATCTGACGTTCGATCATGTGGTCCCGCGCGCCAGCGGTGGCATCACCAGTTGGCAAAACGTCGTGGCCGCCTGTAGCCCCTGCAACCTGCGCAAGGGGTCACGCTCGCTCAAACAGGTCGGGTTCTCGCTGCGCCGCGCGCCGCGCCAGCCGCAGGCCGAAGAGCTGCGCAATCTGGGCCGCAAGTTTCCCCCCAACTACATGCACGACAGCTGGATGGACTTCCTCTACTGGGACGCCGAGCTCGAAGCGTGA
- a CDS encoding alpha/beta hydrolase, which produces MTRVLNSERREPVSGTTRSVVVFLHGYGANGADLLGLADPLGEHLPDTLFVAPDAPENIPGMPNGYQWFPIPWIDGSSEEESSRGMEMAVADLNAYLDALMVDEDVLPEQVVLFGFSQGTMMSLHVAPRREDEVAGIVAFSGRLLNPETLKDEAISRPPVLLVHGDQDDVVPPQSLPQAAEALQEAGWTEVYAHVMNGTAHGIAPDGLQVALAFMRDKLNL; this is translated from the coding sequence ATGACACGGGTACTCAATTCGGAACGCCGCGAACCGGTCAGCGGCACGACCCGCTCGGTCGTCGTCTTCCTGCACGGCTACGGGGCCAATGGCGCGGATCTTCTGGGGCTTGCCGATCCGCTGGGCGAGCATCTGCCCGATACGCTTTTTGTGGCCCCCGACGCGCCCGAAAACATCCCTGGCATGCCGAACGGCTACCAATGGTTCCCGATTCCCTGGATCGACGGCTCATCCGAGGAGGAATCGTCGCGCGGCATGGAAATGGCCGTCGCCGACCTGAATGCCTATCTGGATGCGCTCATGGTCGACGAAGACGTGCTGCCCGAACAGGTCGTCCTCTTTGGCTTTTCCCAGGGCACCATGATGTCGCTGCACGTGGCGCCACGCCGCGAGGACGAGGTTGCGGGCATCGTGGCCTTCTCGGGTCGCCTGCTGAACCCCGAAACGCTCAAGGATGAGGCGATCAGCCGCCCGCCGGTACTCTTGGTGCACGGAGATCAGGACGACGTCGTGCCGCCGCAATCGCTGCCGCAAGCCGCCGAAGCCCTGCAGGAGGCCGGTTGGACCGAAGTCTACGCCCACGTGATGAACGGCACCGCGCACGGTATCGCGCCCGACGGGTTGCAGGTGGCGCTCGCCTTCATGCGCGACAAGCTCAACCTCTGA